The genomic window TTTGATCTTAGCCAATAAACGTTAGGCGTTTGCTCATTACCTGGCTGCTTAGTTGATGGCTGTGCTGGTTGAGCGATCTGTTGAGAGGGGTTTGACGGTGTGAGAGTATTACTGGAGTGGGAAGTAAACCAAGCTACACTGCCACCCACCGCTACAACCACTGCTGACACGGCTGCAATTGCGCCTGAAGAAATACGATTAGATCCTTGTTGGTCTTTCATGTTCAAAACCTTCCTGACTGAGGGCTGATATGGGAGTTATGTGAGGAGCAGCCTGGTTAAAGACGATACTTATAAGTGGAGAGTTTCCCACAACTTGGAGGAGGCTTGATGCATCAAAATACAATTATTTTTAATTCTGCAAGTCCCTTATTTAATTCTAGAATTTTTACTTCTAATCCGTCACCTCCAAATTATGTAAATCTCATTCTTTCTGGAGATGATTGAAAATTAAATTTACAAAGCAAAGGAACACTGAGGAAAACACAGAGGAACGCAAAGTAAAGTATTTATTCCTCTGCGTAAACCTTTACCCCCCTACCCTGCGGGAAGGCGAAGCGCCTATGCGTTTAATTTTTACCCTCTATCGCTGCGGTAATCCACTTATGAAGTGTAGCTGTAACTTCATCAATGACAATTTCTTGAGATTTACGGGTGGCTCTTTCTACAACTTCGACTTTGCCATTAGCGATCGCTCGCCCGGTTACAATCCGATAAGGGATGCCAATCAAATCAGCATCTTTAAATTTCACTCCCGCCCGTTCATCGCGGTCATCTAGTAGGGTTTCAATTCCCGCTTGATTCAGTTCTGTGTAAAGTTTTTGGGCGATTTCAACTTGTTGAGCATCCTTAATGTTAGGAATTGTGACAATCGCGTGATAGGGTGCGATCGCTACTGGCCAAATAATCCCATCTTTATCGTAAGATTGCTCTACGGCGGCTTGTGCTATTCGTGACACACCTACGCCAAAACAACCCATAATTAGTGGCTTTTCTTCACCCTGTTCATTGGTATAAGTTGCTCCCATCACTTCGGAATATTTAGTACCTAATTGGAAGATGTGACCTGCTTCGATTCCACGGGCGCTTTGTAACGTTTGTTCTGGGTTATGGATGGCGCGATCGCCTGGTCTTGCCTTTCGTATATCTACTGCTTTTTCTGGTAACTTAAATTGCTCACCCCAATTAGCACCAACTACGTGATAGCCAGCTTCATTCGTACCTGTAACAAAGTTTTTTAAATCAACGGCTGTTTGATCCGCCAAGCGCAAAAACTTGGGATGAATCTGTTTTTTGGCGGTAATATACTCATCTGCGATGTCTGGCGCAATGTAACCTAAAGGTAGAGATTTTGCTCTCCATGTTTGCTGGGCTTCAACATTTGGTACATTCAAACTAATAATAGTTTTAGCACCATACTCAGGAGCTAATTTGGTCAATTCATTTTGCAACTTGACCTCATTAACTTCCTGATCGCCTCGGATGCTCACCAGAACTAACACCGTTATCCCATTATCATAAACTGTCTGATAAAGGACGTTTTTCACTAATTGAGTGGAAGAACAGTTAAGGAGTTGACAAACCTTCTCAATCGTTTCTGTTCCAGGTGTATCGCGTTTCTCGTAGGTTGTAAACCGTGAGGTTTCGGCATCAATTGGTAAAGAAACAGCCTTTTCTACGTTAGCGGCGTATTTGCCATCCTCAGTGTAAAGAACTTCGTCTTCACCAGCTTCCGCCAAAATCATAAATTCTGTGGAACCAGAACCACCAATTGCCCCAGAGTCGGCTTCCACTGCCCGAAAAGCTAAACCAGAACGTCGCAGGATATTGCTGTAGGCTTTATACATATCCTGGTAAGTTTCTTTAAGACTGGCTTCATCGGCATGGAAAGAATAGCCGTCCTTCATGATAAATTCCCGTCCACGCATCAAACCAAAGCGGGGACGAATTTCATCGCGGAATTTGGTTTGAATTTGGTAGAGGTGCAGTGGTAGCTGGCGATAAGAGCGAATCATATCACGAGCGATCGCTGTGATTACTTCCTCATGAGTTGGGCCTAATCCTAATTGTTGCTCACGGCGATCGATTAGGGAAAACATGATCCCCTCAGCTTTGGTGTAAGTGTCCCAGCGTCCCGATTCTTTCCATAAATCAGCGGGTTGTAATTGCGGTAAAAGACATTCTTGTGCGCCTGTAGCGTTCATTTCTTCCCGCACAATCTGGGAAACTTTTTGCAGTACCCGCCACATCAGTGGGAGATAAGCATAGATACCGCTTCCGATGCGACGAATGTAACCTGCACGGAGTAATAATTTATGGCTAGTAATCTCAGCATCAGCTGGATCATCCCGGAGTGTAACGAATAACATTTGTGACAGTCGCATCGTTTATAGCCTTTCTTTGCTCACTAATTTCTATGTCAACTAAAGTATGAAGTATTAAGGATGAAGTACAAAGTATACAGTGTTATTTCTTTTTCATTTTTATTTATAGCTTTCCGCCTTTTTTGATCACAACTTTAGGAGAGAACTACCTTGGCAGATGTAATTTATCAAGCACAAGCACCCTTAGAATTTATTCCGCCGGCGTTTAACCCCTTATTACTACGAGTTGTCCATCTGTTGCTACCAAATTGGATAAACTGGCAAACAGCTATTACCCAAATTGAAGCAGACAATGTAGAGGCTCTGGTAGATGTCTATCGCCAGTTTCAGGAGGGTAAGATCCGTTTTATGCTGGCATTTCGCCATCCTAAAACAGATGATCCACTTTGTTTGGGCTACTTGCTGTCTCAACTGGTGCCAAAGGTAGCACGATCGCAAGGTACAGCGTTAGAATTTCCGATTCACGCTCATTTTATCTACGATCGCGGCATTCCTCTATGGGCAGGTGCCCATGTTGGCTGGATCATGTCTCATTTAGGTGGTACTTCGATTCAGCGGGGTAAGGCTGACTGGACGGGGTTACGTTCGGCGCGTGACTTGTTTGCCAATGGGAAATTCCCGATGGCTGCTGCGCCAGAAGGTGCTACCAATGGTTTATCAGAGAATATTAGCCCCTTAGAACCTGGTATCGCCCAATTAGGCTTTTGGTGTGCTGAAGACTTGCACAAAGCTGGACGCGACCAACAGGTTTTAATTGTACCAGTTGGGATTAAATATAGTTACGTTGATGCTCCTTGGGATGCGATCGCCAATCTTTTAAGTGAATTGGAAGCGGCTAGTGGTTTACCTATGAATCCATCAGAACATGCTTCTGTGGAGTCGCTTTATCCCCGGTTGTTGACTTTGGCAGAACATTTACTTTTGCTGATGGAACAATTTTACACACGGTTTTATCATCTCAAACTGCCAGATGCCAAAACAGTAGTAGGAGAAATTGAAGATAGAAATGAAGTGCTAGCAGTTCGTTTACAAGCTTTGTTAAATGCAGCGTTATTAATATCAGAACAGTATTTTGATTTGCAGTCAAAAGGTACTTTGAGTGACCGCTGTCGGCGGGTAGAACAAGCAGGTTGGAATTATATATTTAGAGAAGATTTTAAGGATGTAAAAGGAGTATCTGCTGTAGAAAAAGCTTTAGGCGATCGCGTTGCGGAAGAAGCGAATGCGCGGATGTGGCATATGCGTTTAGTAGAAAGTTTTGTGGCAGTTTCTGGTAATTATATTCGTGAAAATCCAACGGTAGAAAGGTTTGCTGAGACAACTTTAATTTTATGGCAGATGATCGCTAAAATCAAAGGCGATAAAGCTGTCTGGCGTCCGCAATTGGGTAAGCAAAAAGTCAAAATTACTGTGGGTGAACCGATATCTGTTTCTGAGCGCTACCCGGCGTATAAAGAAAATCGTTTGGGTGCTAGGCAAGCTGTTGCTGAAGTGACGAATGATTTACAACACGCTTTGGAAGGATTGATTTGATTAGGAGGGTTGCATCTTTAGCTAGGAAGCAGAATAAAGGTGTCAGTTGTCAGGAGGCTTATTGATTTCGACCCCTTGGCTCCTGACTCCCTTAACTAGCAAGAGTGCAATGTAAATGCCCAAGTGTTCATCCGAAGCGGATATTACTTTCTAAAGTAGATCAATGCAGACAACAAATTTCTAGCGATCGCGGGTTTAGATGCCTTGTACGGAGATGCTGGCGGGATATGGTTTATTAAGCTTACACAAACCAAAAAATTTTTCAAAACTATCTAAGTAAAAGGGTGCAAAAAACCTTAGGCTACTAGGTCTACTTGGCTTTACTCCTATTTCACATTGAAGACAATTAGGTAAAATCAAAGTAATTTCAACTAAATATGTAATTGGTTATTTGAGTTTTATAAAATTACCGTTAAGTTATCCAAATTATATTTTCAGAAGAATTACGCTTTTTTGTTTTTGTAATTCCACTTACAAATAGAGAAGTCCAGGAAATTGTGATTCCCTAAATCAATCAGGTTATAAATAATGAAAACTCACAGCTTATTCAATTTACTGAAGATTGGCATTAGCACTTTTGGAATCTTCTTTGTGGCTGGTCAAGGAGCATATGCCTCCGACTTAAAGGGAACAGCATTTAGCATATCTTTGGAGTGTTTGAACGACACTACCGGTCTTTTGGTGGGTCAAAACCCCAATGATGCTAGCGGCTGGCAGTATGCATTTGATTCAAACACAGATGGAATGAACGGGAACTACTGGGTTGGTGCCGCACCAGGGACAGTAAATCCCTACGATATCTCTGGTATGGCTATCAAAGAAACTGCTACTAGCGTCATTGTGGCAATCAATGGCAATATGAAGTTGACAGGAGAGACTGAAGGGGGTGCTACAGGTGGTCAGATTGGATATGGTGATTTGTTCTTCAACATGGCGGGTAAGACCTTTGATAATGCAATGAGCAGCGGGGATTTGTTTGGTATTCATTTCTCCTCAGTGAATGCTTCAGGGGTACAACAACTAGGGGTTTATAGTGGTGTTCAGGCAAAGACAGTTACTAATATCAAAGAAGGCTACACTGTTGCTACATATGGTGGTTTGGCAGGAGGAGGGAATTCTTACGAAAGTCAGGTAAAAACAGGTGGTGGTGTTGCCAGTTATGGTGATTTGACGAGTAGTTACTTTACTAATAACGGCAATGACAATACATTTAATCTCAATGTCATTGACTCTGGAAAATATCTTAATGGAATCTCGTTTTTAGCACAGGGTGATGTAACGCAGCAGTTGCTAACCACTGGCTATGATGCCAACAAATTCAACGGCACACAAACCATTGCATTTGAATTCAAGAAATCTGGTATTGTCCAATCGACTCCTGAGCCTGCTAGTCTCACTGGTTTAGGAATCGTCGGTCTGGCCTTAGCTGGCAGCAAACGGCGCAAGAGGTCTATTGTAGCAATTGGGTAGGGACTATCCGCAATACAGCTTGATTTATCTTCAGTGATTATGGACACCAGAAAAGATTATATTTTCCTCAGGAAAAATAATAGCTGGAGTAATGGAAATTTGGATAAAGCTTAAGCGAAAAGTATCCCAAGCTGTATAGATTTCCCCACTAAACATTAAATAAGTAAATTTCAATGCTCTTACTAGAAAGTAAGGGCATTTTTTCTCTAAGATGGTTATCAAATACAAAAACTACTCAGGAAATTCTCCAAAACGTTCCCGGTAACACTGCAAAAGTTGTTCAGCTAATTCTCATTGCTGTCGTTCCTGTTAGGCACGAATACTTGATTATCCACAGGGGTGTCGTCGGAGCAAGGTAACTCTTCTGAGGAAGGAAGATACTCAGGTATATTGTAGTTTAGCATGACGATTTATAGTCAAAATCTATGAATAAACGTCCGCTGACTTCACATTAAGAGGATACCAGGATCGGCAAAAAAGAGCAATAATAACCGATTATAGCGTGTATACAAGCTATAATGAAAATTGACATAAAGATGCTATCAATTGATTTTGAACAATATTACTATATCTAATCTTGATGATGACATCAAATCTCGTTTACAAAAACGAGCCGAAAAACATGGTCGTTCTCTCGA from Nostoc sp. UHCC 0926 includes these protein-coding regions:
- a CDS encoding proline--tRNA ligase, which encodes MRLSQMLFVTLRDDPADAEITSHKLLLRAGYIRRIGSGIYAYLPLMWRVLQKVSQIVREEMNATGAQECLLPQLQPADLWKESGRWDTYTKAEGIMFSLIDRREQQLGLGPTHEEVITAIARDMIRSYRQLPLHLYQIQTKFRDEIRPRFGLMRGREFIMKDGYSFHADEASLKETYQDMYKAYSNILRRSGLAFRAVEADSGAIGGSGSTEFMILAEAGEDEVLYTEDGKYAANVEKAVSLPIDAETSRFTTYEKRDTPGTETIEKVCQLLNCSSTQLVKNVLYQTVYDNGITVLVLVSIRGDQEVNEVKLQNELTKLAPEYGAKTIISLNVPNVEAQQTWRAKSLPLGYIAPDIADEYITAKKQIHPKFLRLADQTAVDLKNFVTGTNEAGYHVVGANWGEQFKLPEKAVDIRKARPGDRAIHNPEQTLQSARGIEAGHIFQLGTKYSEVMGATYTNEQGEEKPLIMGCFGVGVSRIAQAAVEQSYDKDGIIWPVAIAPYHAIVTIPNIKDAQQVEIAQKLYTELNQAGIETLLDDRDERAGVKFKDADLIGIPYRIVTGRAIANGKVEVVERATRKSQEIVIDEVTATLHKWITAAIEGKN
- a CDS encoding 1-acyl-sn-glycerol-3-phosphate acyltransferase — translated: MADVIYQAQAPLEFIPPAFNPLLLRVVHLLLPNWINWQTAITQIEADNVEALVDVYRQFQEGKIRFMLAFRHPKTDDPLCLGYLLSQLVPKVARSQGTALEFPIHAHFIYDRGIPLWAGAHVGWIMSHLGGTSIQRGKADWTGLRSARDLFANGKFPMAAAPEGATNGLSENISPLEPGIAQLGFWCAEDLHKAGRDQQVLIVPVGIKYSYVDAPWDAIANLLSELEAASGLPMNPSEHASVESLYPRLLTLAEHLLLLMEQFYTRFYHLKLPDAKTVVGEIEDRNEVLAVRLQALLNAALLISEQYFDLQSKGTLSDRCRRVEQAGWNYIFREDFKDVKGVSAVEKALGDRVAEEANARMWHMRLVESFVAVSGNYIRENPTVERFAETTLILWQMIAKIKGDKAVWRPQLGKQKVKITVGEPISVSERYPAYKENRLGARQAVAEVTNDLQHALEGLI
- a CDS encoding XDD3 family exosortase-dependent surface protein — protein: MKTHSLFNLLKIGISTFGIFFVAGQGAYASDLKGTAFSISLECLNDTTGLLVGQNPNDASGWQYAFDSNTDGMNGNYWVGAAPGTVNPYDISGMAIKETATSVIVAINGNMKLTGETEGGATGGQIGYGDLFFNMAGKTFDNAMSSGDLFGIHFSSVNASGVQQLGVYSGVQAKTVTNIKEGYTVATYGGLAGGGNSYESQVKTGGGVASYGDLTSSYFTNNGNDNTFNLNVIDSGKYLNGISFLAQGDVTQQLLTTGYDANKFNGTQTIAFEFKKSGIVQSTPEPASLTGLGIVGLALAGSKRRKRSIVAIG